The Anaerolineae bacterium genome has a window encoding:
- a CDS encoding FAD-binding protein, giving the protein MVSTQTYAVEDFAAELRPHLKGAIRTDHFNRVLYSTDASIYQVMPLAVVLAETPEDVIATMETAARYGLPVLPRGSGTSLDGQAVNEAVIIDMSHLGRILEVNAPERWVKAQPGLILARLNSAMAQRGLMFGPDPATDNRATLGGICGNNSTGSHSILYGMTADHVISMEVVLADGSVVTFGPLEDAVIGQKAAQDTLEGQVYRHIPAILAQKEAAIRARLPRTWRRCGGYNLDRLLTGDTSQIPLAPIRWTDPRFNLARLMVGSEGTLGAILSVTLNLVPRPRQRALTILHFDDLNAALESVPALLEVDPSAVELLDRMQMNLCRQSPSWAPRLSFVSGDPAVILITEFYGEDEADLVRKLDRLDAQITARGIPASDYRPRMLDAASQANVWAVRKAGLGLLMSLRGDAKPVPFIEDVAVPVEHLAAYVRDLQRAADEVAVTLATYAHVSAGCLHVRPILNLKAEEDIQKMVHLARTACDLAVKYGGAWSSEHGDGRSRSWLNRHFFGDEVYEAFRQVKAAFDPENRLNPGNIVDAPPMTEHLRFGPDYATLPLYEHLDWSADFGYAGAIEMCNGAGDCRKLDAATMCPSYMVTREEEHSTRGRANLLRAAMSGLIPRDQLFGDRLAEAMELCISCKACKAECPSAVDMAKIKLEWQAHRYQHTRPSLRTWLFANMPVFSRVGSLFHPLANAVLQNRLTAVLLDVTLGIDRRRKLPRFERAFLSRKPEPTPTGNKVVLYVDTWANYNETAIAQAAFDVLTAAGYEVIIPPYACCGRTYLSKGFVKQARAAADKVMDILAPYGRAGIPIVGLEPSCILTIRDEHQYLSDHPDRQAVAFNTYTFEEFAALHADEWADLFEPDTTPCLLHGHCHQKALVGTKPAHRTLGLAHRGVEEVDSGCCGMAGAFGYEKEHYALSKEMAFRRLIPAVDSTRPEVTIVAAGTSCRHQIKDFTGRQALHPAQVLAARLKK; this is encoded by the coding sequence ATGGTTTCCACGCAAACCTATGCCGTTGAGGATTTCGCCGCCGAACTGCGGCCGCACCTGAAGGGCGCTATCCGCACCGATCACTTCAACCGTGTCCTGTACAGCACCGACGCCAGCATTTACCAGGTCATGCCGCTGGCCGTGGTGCTGGCAGAAACGCCTGAAGATGTGATCGCCACGATGGAAACCGCTGCCCGCTACGGCCTGCCTGTCCTGCCACGCGGTAGCGGCACCAGCCTGGATGGCCAGGCGGTCAACGAAGCAGTGATCATCGACATGTCGCATCTGGGCCGCATCCTGGAGGTCAACGCCCCGGAGCGATGGGTCAAAGCCCAGCCGGGTCTGATCCTGGCCCGTCTGAACAGCGCCATGGCCCAGCGCGGGCTGATGTTCGGTCCTGACCCGGCTACCGACAATCGCGCTACCCTGGGCGGCATCTGCGGCAATAATTCTACCGGCTCGCACAGCATCCTCTATGGCATGACCGCCGACCATGTGATCAGCATGGAGGTCGTCCTGGCCGATGGCAGCGTGGTCACTTTTGGCCCGCTGGAGGACGCTGTGATCGGCCAGAAGGCGGCGCAGGATACGCTGGAAGGCCAGGTCTACCGCCACATCCCGGCCATCCTGGCGCAAAAGGAAGCCGCCATCCGCGCCCGGTTGCCGCGCACCTGGCGGCGCTGCGGCGGCTACAACCTCGACCGCCTGCTGACCGGCGACACCAGCCAGATCCCGCTGGCTCCCATCCGCTGGACAGACCCACGCTTCAACCTGGCCCGGCTGATGGTTGGCAGCGAGGGTACACTGGGTGCGATCCTCAGTGTGACGCTCAACCTGGTGCCACGGCCCCGGCAGCGGGCGCTGACCATCCTGCATTTTGACGATCTCAACGCCGCGCTGGAATCCGTCCCCGCGCTGCTGGAGGTGGATCCGAGCGCGGTGGAACTGCTCGACCGGATGCAGATGAACCTGTGCCGCCAGTCGCCCTCCTGGGCGCCGCGCCTGAGCTTTGTCAGCGGCGATCCTGCCGTCATCCTGATCACGGAGTTCTATGGCGAGGACGAGGCCGACCTGGTGCGCAAGCTCGACCGGCTGGACGCTCAGATCACCGCCCGCGGCATCCCCGCCAGCGATTACCGCCCCCGCATGCTCGACGCGGCTTCCCAGGCCAACGTGTGGGCTGTGCGCAAGGCCGGGCTGGGGTTGCTGATGAGCCTGCGTGGGGACGCCAAGCCGGTGCCTTTCATCGAGGATGTGGCCGTGCCGGTGGAACATCTGGCTGCTTACGTGCGCGATCTGCAACGTGCGGCGGATGAGGTGGCGGTCACGCTGGCGACTTACGCCCATGTCAGCGCCGGCTGCCTGCATGTCCGCCCGATCCTCAATTTGAAGGCGGAGGAAGATATCCAGAAGATGGTACATCTGGCGCGCACGGCCTGCGACCTGGCGGTCAAATACGGCGGGGCGTGGAGTAGCGAGCACGGCGACGGCCGCTCGCGCTCCTGGCTCAACCGCCACTTCTTCGGTGACGAGGTATACGAAGCCTTCCGGCAGGTCAAGGCGGCCTTTGACCCGGAAAACCGCCTGAACCCCGGCAACATCGTCGACGCGCCGCCGATGACCGAGCACCTGCGCTTCGGCCCCGATTATGCCACCCTGCCGCTTTACGAGCACCTGGACTGGTCGGCGGACTTTGGTTATGCAGGCGCGATTGAGATGTGCAACGGGGCAGGGGATTGCCGCAAGCTGGACGCGGCGACGATGTGCCCCAGCTACATGGTCACCCGCGAGGAGGAGCACAGCACGCGCGGGCGGGCCAACCTGCTCCGCGCAGCCATGAGCGGCCTGATCCCCCGCGATCAGCTCTTTGGCGACCGGCTGGCTGAGGCGATGGAGTTGTGCATTTCCTGCAAAGCCTGCAAGGCGGAGTGCCCCTCCGCGGTGGACATGGCCAAGATCAAGCTGGAATGGCAGGCCCACCGCTACCAGCACACCCGGCCCTCCCTGCGCACCTGGCTCTTTGCCAACATGCCGGTCTTTAGCCGGGTGGGTAGCCTGTTCCATCCGCTGGCCAACGCTGTCCTGCAGAACCGTCTGACCGCTGTCCTGCTGGATGTGACGCTGGGCATCGACCGGCGGCGCAAGCTGCCGCGCTTTGAAAGGGCGTTCCTGAGCCGCAAGCCGGAACCAACGCCAACCGGCAACAAGGTTGTGCTGTATGTGGACACCTGGGCTAACTACAACGAGACGGCCATCGCTCAGGCCGCCTTTGACGTGCTGACTGCCGCCGGTTACGAGGTGATCATCCCGCCTTACGCCTGCTGTGGGCGGACGTACCTCTCCAAAGGCTTTGTCAAACAGGCCAGGGCCGCCGCCGACAAAGTGATGGACATCCTGGCTCCCTACGGGCGAGCGGGCATCCCCATCGTCGGGCTGGAGCCGTCCTGCATCCTGACCATCCGCGACGAACACCAGTACCTGAGCGACCACCCCGACCGGCAGGCGGTGGCTTTCAACACCTATACCTTTGAGGAATTCGCCGCCCTGCACGCCGACGAGTGGGCCGATCTCTTTGAGCCGGATACCACGCCCTGCCTGTTGCACGGCCACTGCCACCAGAAGGCGCTGGTCGGCACCAAACCGGCACACCGGACGTTGGGGCTGGCTCACCGCGGTGTGGAGGAAGTCGATTCGGGCTGCTGCGGGATGGCCGGGGCCTTCGGCTACGAGAAGGAGCATTACGCCCTCTCCAAAGAGATGGCCTTCCGCCGCCTGATCCCGGCGGTAGATAGCACACGCCCGGAGGTCACCATCGTCGCGGCAGGCACCAGTTGCCGCCACCAGATCAAAGACTTCACCGGGCGGCAGGCGCTGCACCCGGCGCAGGTCCTGGCCGCGCGGCTGAAGAAGTGA
- a CDS encoding GYD domain-containing protein encodes MPTYVMLSNLTDEGSKTIKHNPERIKEVNAELETLGVKVVAQYATLGPYDFVNIVEAADNLAVARVSAELASRGTIRLTTLPAIDIDSLIAALK; translated from the coding sequence ATGCCCACGTATGTCATGCTCAGCAACCTGACCGACGAAGGCTCCAAGACGATCAAGCACAACCCGGAACGGATCAAAGAGGTCAACGCTGAACTGGAGACGCTGGGGGTCAAAGTTGTGGCCCAGTACGCCACGCTTGGCCCGTACGATTTCGTCAACATCGTGGAAGCCGCGGATAACCTGGCCGTCGCCCGTGTTTCCGCAGAACTGGCCTCGCGCGGGACGATCCGGCTGACCACCCTGCCGGCCATCGATATTGACTCGTTGATTGCCGCTCTCAAGTAG